A region of the Yarrowia lipolytica chromosome 1C, complete sequence genome:
ATCGGCAGCTTTGCGGAGCATCTTCAAGATCATGCGAAAGAGGTTCAAGTAATAGAACATTACAATGTCTATTATTTAAATGTAATATAAATTTATTCCTACAATTATCAATTTATTTCGAGTTTTGATTTGCGTGGTGGCAACAACTTCAGCTGAAATATGACCGTTTGCAACCGTTAAAATGGCGCATACTCTCGTATCATTAGTCCGTTTTATTTTCCGCAAATTAACAACAAAGACTCGCATAAGACCAACGTTTCGGCGTTGTATTACCGTTTCTGGTTCGTTGAATATTCAGGGTCATTCTTTTGCTGTCAAAGAGTGCAGGAGACAGGCGGAGAGAGATGCTCAAAAGTTGACAATCTACACCAATAAAAGGCCAATAAGACGCGGAATGATCTTCCGAGTCGGAATATGCAATCAAATTTTCGATAGCACCATTTCTGCTTCATCTATAGTCCTAGTGATTTAGTTCGGGTATGTGGGGCTGCATGAGTCGGATAGATTAAAAATCTGGGGTCTCAATCTAAAACAGCTTGTGGTTGTGCCACACAAAACGAATAGTATATCAAAAAAATCCTGGAATTTGCGTGTTTCGATTGAAActactcacgtgaccacatAATGATTATTCAACCGACAAATAGCGTGCCAAGTTTTGTGCTCTAAGTTTAATGGAAAAGTTTGACTCAGAAATGCGAGTCActtgagtcacgtgaatcaACAAAATTAGGGTTCCGGGAGTCACTTTGAGTCACGTGCGGCAAGGTTGGAGTCACTATTTGAGTCATGTATTTCGCAATTcatctttttttgtccACAAAATGAATCATCTCGAGAACGACGATAAGCGCGTTTCTGTGgaagagaagcagctgaGTGCCGAAGACGACACTTCTCTTTCCATCGCCGAACCTGCTGACGATGGTCTTCCTCCTACCGACAAGGGAATAGCATGGATAGCTATGATTGGAAGTACTCTTGGACTGTACACTTCGTTTGGATACATCAACGTTGTGGGGCTGTTCGAGGCCTATTATTTGCACCACCAACTGTCGCAATATTCGGCTTCAACCGTCTCTTGGATCACGTCTCTTCAGGCCTTCATCCTACTGGGAACAGGAGTTATTACTGGTCGTCTGGTGGAGATGTATGGTCCTCGAAAATTGGCTATTGTGGGAACTGCTTTTACCGTCACCGGTATCATGACTACCTCCGTGTGCACCAAGTATTGGCATTTCATCCTGGCCCAGGGCATCTGCACCTCTATTGGCAACTCGTGTGTTTACTATGCTTCCATTGTTTCCGTGTCCACCTGGTTCAAGAAATACAGAGCTACAGCTATgggagtggtggtggcagGAAGCAGTATTGGAGGCCTGACTCTCCCGtttgtcttctccaacttGCAACCTCGAATCGGCTTTCCCCAGACAGTCAGGGCCATTGGTTTCATCATGTTGGGGGCCTGTGTGATCTGTTGTGTCACCATCAGTTCTCGAATTCCCCCCAACAAGGAGCTTCAGAAGAAATTCTTTGACTTTAAGACGGAGGTGAAGCAGCCGCTGACTTCGCTTTCCTTTTGTCTCATGGTCTTTGcactctttttttcctaCTGGGGACTTTTAGGAACCATGGGATACCTCTCCACTCACGCTATTGCACATGGAGTGAGCCAGAAGACTGCTTTCTACATTATTTCCATCTACAACGCAGCTTCCATTGTGGGTCGAATTGGCCCTGGATTTGCTGCTGACAAGTTTGGCACCTACAACCTCCatgctgcttcttgttTTCTCTGTGGTATTCTGATTCTTGCCTGGTGGATTCCAGCAAAGTCGAACGGCACCATTCTCTCGTTTGCCGGAGTCTTTGGCTTTGCTACTGGTCCCTACACGTCCCTGTTTGCCAACCTGGTTGCCGATATCACTCCTCCTGCTGAGATTGGACGACGACTGGGCGTGGTGACCTTTTTTGTGTCCATTGCTGCCCTCACATCGATGCCTATCGCCGGAGCTACGCTGGACAAGGAGCATACCAAGTTTATTGGACTCCAGGTGTTTGCTGGTGTTACCATGTTGGTGGGAGGATGTTTTGTCCTTGCTAGTAAGCTGGCTGCCGGCAAGGGATGGTTGGAGAAGTTCTAGTTCGGAGCTACCACAGTTGCTAGTAAAAGAGCAAACCAACTCTTGCTGATGACGAGACGATGTgatgacaaaaaaaagcaatgATGTATATACATTTAATGAACACCTAATTTTTCGATGGAGGTAAACAGATAGAGAGGTGGGTTTGGTCCATACCAAACACCGGACATTTCCCAATGGACCGAGAAAGATATcgcagaaaaagaagaatTGATGGTATAAGTAGTAAATAACTGGTAATGGTGTACCTTGACAAACTGCTCATCTTTTGAGCAATATCACAATTATGTTTCATCTAAGTAAAACACCAGGACCAGACAATCTACATTCATCGCTTCCGCATAGATGTTcgtaaaagtacagtacagtacagtacagtacagtacttgtatctaCAAAAAACTTACatatatcacgtgacttgcCCTTCACTCACCCTCCaccccttctccacccACCCTTCACCTGCTGACTCATCATCTCTCCCACGAGTTGGTTTTTTCTGCATGCGGCTTAAACAACGTGCTGCAATTGGTGTAAGGTAAACGAGGTTTGAGATCAACGTTGAGCCTACAGTAATATGTAGCAACGCATATGTGTTTGGGGGGGGGACGAGAatgtgtcacgtgaacttACCTCTATCCTGGTGCACGTGACATCAACAATAGTATATCAGGTGCTGAAGCTGAATCACGTGTTTCCTTTCGCTCTCTCCGCCGGCCGCTTGTCGTGCCTActccatctctccatcttcatcttaTCAAACAATTAGAGTTGCATCAATGTGAGTGGTGTAATTTCGGACCCCGATAATATGACCCGTTCCATCGTTTTGACCAGTCGGGTGCTCGAGGTTCGAATTGCAGTCCACACGATTTGATGCAGTTTTCGATTTCCGAATAATCATGCCAGTTTCTCGCCAGTCCCTGTAATTACCGTTCTGCATCTCCCACGATAATCTCGAATCACCGTGGGCGCATATTTCCTAAAGTCGATCTTAAACTCAAGacgctacaagtacgctGCACCACGAGAAGGAACTTGCACCTCACTTGACGACAATGTTACGAGCACAACTTCGACCTCGACTGAGAGGAGTGGTTCCGACGCGGTTTTTGCGCACTGGCCCGGTGGTATTGAACGAGCACAAACACGGTCCTAACGACAAGCACGAACACCAACACGGTGGTAAAGAAGGTCACAAACACGACCATAGCCACGGCAAGTCGGGACACTGTCACGAGGGCCACGACCACAGCCTGATGGGCATGCTCAAGGGACACAGTCACAACCACAGCGCCCAGCAAAATCCCATTGTTTCCGAGCCCAATGGGTGGAAGAACCCTGCAGTCCGAATCACCTGGATCGGGCTCTTCTCCAACGTGGGAATGGCGGGAGCCAAGGGCGTGGGAGGCATCGTGTTCAACTCCCAGGCGCTACTGGCCGACGCCGTGCATGCTGTGGGGGACATGGTGGCCGACTTTCTTACGCTAGCTACCGTCTCCATGGCCTCCAAAGATCCGACCAGACGGTACCCTCGAGGTTACGGTAAAGTCGAGGCCATGGGCGCTGTGGGTGTGAGTTCGATTCTGATTCTGGCTGGTATTGGCATGGCAGTCAACGGCTTCGACGCGATCCTTTCCACCTTCGACCTGCATCTGCCAAACTTCATGGGCCAGTTTGGACACTCTCACAGTCATGGCCACGTGGACACTAGTGCGGTGACCGACGTGGCAGACAAGGCGGCGGCTCCTGTGGCCGACATTAACGCCGCATGGCTCGCGGTCGCCTCAATCGGTATCAAGGAGTGGCTCTATCGAGCTACCATGAAGGTGGCCATTGAGAAGCGATCCAGTGTTCTGGAAGCCAACGCATGGCACCACAGACTCGACTCGCTGACGTCGGTTGTCGCTGCAGTCACTATTGCGGCTGGCCACTTCTTTAACGCCGCGTGGCTGGATCCTCTGGGAGGTCTGCTTGTTTCCTACGCCATCATTAAGGCCGGAATTTCGACTGGAAAGGAGTCTGTTTACCAGCTGATGGACCGatctctggctctggacgacgagaCATACGAGATGGTTCGAGATAAGGCAGAGGACTTTCTCCGGTCCAAGGGCTTGGACTACCGAGTGGAGAACCTGCAGGTGCTTCCTTCGGGACCGAACCTCTCGGCTTACCTTGATGTCATTGTCCAGAAGAACACTCTGACTCTGCCCCAGGCTAACCAGATTGGCAGagaggtcgaggaggatctGATGAGAGAGATTGTGGGCATGAAGTGTGTTGATGTGCATATCCGAGAGGAGGGTGAGAAGCTCAGAGGCATTATCTAAATTGGCTATGCTTGATTCGACGGTGCTATGAAGCAGACATGCACTCAGGTATTAGCTGGAGGACGTCTGGCTGGTCTATTTACTTTAGCCAACCAAGCCATCATTAAATGTAGAAAGGACAAGAGTCCAGGGTGACCCAGCCGACTGTAAAGTCAGGGGATGTATATAGACGAAGCATAGATGAATGAGATACGATTGAACACTGAATACGGGGTCTTATCAGCGAGTCTACATCTATTTACGCGCACTTGACGGCATGATATTATAGAACTTCCCACATGTGATAGGGTTGCAAGGGATGATTGATATTATGTTTCATATCCGAGGAAAGTCATCAGTGAAGTAGTCGGATCTACTTCATTCCTTCTCGATGAATTCCAAACCAGGCAATATTGATAACCTAGATCAGCTTGAAACAGGTATTCTTGTCATCAAGACACGATAGCCACCAATTTACcggtacaatactgtactcgtccATTATGTATAGCTCATAGGACATGCAAATGGTGTGGACTAGTTGCTATGGAGACGGATGACGTCTAGTAGCACTCTTATGGAGATGTTGGCACAAAATAACAAGAGGTTCCCTCTCTAAGTAGAGCTTCAGATCAACTGCAAAAGcgggtactgtacctacagCGCAGCAGCACATGATAGTGCCAGATGCACATGGGTTGTGGGTGGGAAGGGAGGGAAAACTATGTGATTGTAGCTTTGAGGGTCCAAAACTACCACAGACAGCTCCACGTTGCCTCATTTCCCCTGGATAGCCGTTTTTGTCCTTTTTTGGCAACCATTTGCTGATCTGGCGTTTCTCCTGCAGGCAAGCCGACACAACTTGTGATGATGTTTCGGGACGGGTTATAGAAATATCAGGGAATCCTTCAGATCTGGTTGCAAACCACCTCGGTTCTATGCCTGGTCCATCCACACCAGATTCACGCAGATTCACGCAGATTCACGCAGATTCACGCAGATTCACACAGATTCACAGTATGTCACACACGATGAAACAAATGTGGACTCGACTTTCCATCCACATTTGTTTCGACAGTAGCATGCCATTTCCTGTGGCACTGCTTCTTGTCTGCTTCAAACAGTCGTTTGCCACATGCCTCCCTGAAAGGCTCACTCAATGGAATGCATGTGTCGCACAAGAGGCATACGGTGCCGATGTGGCAGTCAAGCAGACGGTGGAGCGGGTGTGTATTTAAATGTCAGGGAGGTAGGGGAAACCCAACACAAAAATCGCCCAGCATCTCTCACAAACACCTCTCTCAATGTCCCGCATTCACGATCGACTTCCCTCCGAGCTCATTGACAACTCTGGCTCGCTACTGAAGCCCCCGTCTTTGGGAGAACGATACGCCAACTGTGTTCTTCACAAGGGTCAAGTGGCTACTTGAGATCAACCCAGCAGTCAACCGAGACCCTTAACACGCACACCAGCGGCGCAAAAACGCAACAAAAGACACGACAGACAGTTCCAGATTCCTGGTTGTACCAATTGAAGAAATAACCAATCTAAACTGATTTAAACTGATTTAAACTGATTTAAACGGAGTATTtattgtatgtatgtattgtaaTTCAGAATAAAAAAGGTAAATGCTGAAAATTATTTTTACATGCAGGTTTTAACAAGGAGTCGTCACATTGTTCTTCTGGATGGCCGTGGTGTaatcaaaaaaatcatTAAAAATACCTCCCAAAAGAGAGTACAATCCAACAAACCTCCCAAAACCACGCCTGGGAACACGTTGCAAGTCTCAGGTTCTCTCTACCACACTTGTGGCACAAGATAGCCCGTATCTCAATAACCAGACATCCCAGCATCTCCAAACCAAAACCAATCGACTCCCCCAAACAGTAGCTTTCAAACGCGACCAATATCGATCCTCCCAACCCCGCCAAAGAGGTCCCTGAAAAGATCTCGTTTCTACCCCTCAAAACAAAGTTCAAGGCGTCTTTTGGATTATCACGAAAACAAGAGTGCCTCAGATATCCCAATCGGGCCTGACCTCATCGACTAGGACCAGCCGAAACGGGACAAGTGGAGAGAGCAATGTAACGTCGGTcgcagtcacgtgaccggagAGGGAGATGTGGGGGAGGGAGGGAAGGAGGGAGGTGGGAGGGagtgatcacgtgactctctAGCCAGCCGCGGCGGTGAGACGGACATTCGACGGGGGGGAGACCGACTTTCGATCACTgcgggtcacgtgaccactCACTGCAATCTGTCCAATCGGAAGTATCGGCTTTTAAGCGGAAGAAAAGCGCGGGTTCCGAACGGCGGCTTACGGCGGCTTACGGCGACTTTATTTGAGCGGCCGAGCCGTTTTTCGTGTCGGGGTCCCTCTTTGCGAGGTTGTGTTTCTGCTCCAGCCGCTTGCCACCCGAATATCCCTCGTTTTGGCCCTTTTCACATCCACCTCCTGTGTTGGGCGCAAGTGTTGGGGGCTGAGTCTCAGAGCTCAGTATGATAGTTACAGTTGGGACCGTCAATAGTTAGATTACAGTTGGCCAATGGAGGGGCGTGGATTTTACGTGAATAACGACCAAAGCGCCGAAAGATGTAAAAACATGTAACGGAAAAAATCCGGGAAAATCGCAGCTATTTACCGGCCTCAGCGGCCATCGAATGAATGTCCTAAATCGCCCACAACTCTTCAGCTGCTCCAGTCACACGACTTCTGCATTAGATACATGCGCAAAGCATGATGTGGCCAGTTCcagagagaagatggatTTGGGAAGGTTCTAGAACGGGGTACGGAGATCTAATCTGGTTTCTGAGAACTGCGATGCAATATCACAAGTCAGGAGGTTCGATTGAAGGTTTTACGGGCTTTCTATCGCCACTTTCAGGCTCTAAAATCCCCTGTAAAAATCCAACCTGTTGAGCCCTCACATTAGTAAAAGCCATCAAGCGCAAACCTTGGAAAAATGTCAAACTCAGACGCCATCGGGCGACCTTCTGGGGTCTCTACCGGGGCCGTAATAGTACCGAGAAGAGGTAAAGATTCGATTGGCTGGAATCTCCTCATCGCTGCGGTTTCAACGCATCTTCTCTCATCTCTCTAGCTGTCCTAGTCGCTCCAATATAGATGCTATACTCACATGAATCGAAGTGAATGGAAGATGCATGGCGATGGAGTCCGATGGCGGTCTCAAACCCTCTCGAAACCGACTGGAGAAGCTCCCATTGCGATTTTGGCGGGTTTAAACCcccttccatctcctctctctgccTTCAAATCCTCTTCCCGAACCACCAGGGTCTAGTTCCTCGTGCTCCACATTTTCACACGCCAATAAGCTTCTTAGTTGCACCTTTTTTCTGCATCCCCAAACGGGAGAAGGGTATTTTAGGTGCGTATAACAGGACACCAGAAAATCCGACAGCAATGGAAAAGCTCCCAAAAGATGCAGAAGAACGAGACGAGTGGaatgcacttttcagaATTGCAAAACCTCCGCCACAACCCTAACTAGAGACACATTAAGTTATCTCACCGAAACCTAATAAGACTATAGATACTACAGCGTGACTACAACTCCCCAACAGCTTTTGGGTCCTTGAGGAACGATAGGACCACCAAGGCAGTTTTAATCTGCTCGGAAGCGGCCGGAGTACATTATGGAGTCATAAAATCACCTGGGTACCATACAAAATTACCCGATTATCTGCCTCGGCAAGTGCCAAATAAGCTCCTGCCACTTCTGCACTTGCGCATACAGTTCAAAAAATCACTGCAGCTCACACATCTACATAGTCTCGAGAGTTGCACGCACCTACTTTCTTaaccacaccacacaccacaccGCTCATCACACAATGCTCCGAGTGGTTCGACACAGCGGCGCTCTGCGACTCGGCCGAGCAGGCCTCCACAACTATTCGCCCCTGCTCAACTCGCAACAACCGCACAGCACCgacaagcagcagaatgtGCCTGAATCGTTTCTCAAGGGCCAGAAACAGCGAGAGAACCACACAACCAAAGAGGGACGGTCGCCCGGGCCCCATTCCGATCTCGAGCCCCTGGAAGACACAAAGTACTCGGCGGCAGCCCGACACTACatcagagagaagagagccGAGGAACATCTCAAGAACAGCCCCGAGGCCGAAGAACCACTAAACGACGCCCGGCTGCAGTTTGCCAAGGACCCCTCCATCAAGCGATACCTGGACGCCAACCTGGGCTCCATTTCTGCGCTCACCAACTTTTCGGACCTACCTCAGAACTTTGGAAGCAACCAGCAGATTCCTCTGGACGCAGACCTCCGAACCACCCTGCGCCAAGTGCTGTGGACCTTCAAGGCGCCCATCCGGTACTCGTTTGCGTACGGCAGCGGAGTGTTCAGCCAGGGCAAAGAGTCCAATGCCTCCAAACCCCAGGTCGATCTCATCTTTGGAGTCAAGTACCCCAACCACTGGCACTCCCTCAACCTGAAGCAGAACCCCCACCACTACTCGGGTCTCAAGTATCTTGGATCTGACGCAATCGCAGCCATCCAGGAGACCGCTGCTGGCTGTTATTTCAACCCCTACGTTGAGATCAACGGCCTGAAGATCAAGTACGGTGTGGTGTCCATGGAAACTCTCTCGCGTGATCTCTCTGACTGGAACAAGCTTTACATGGCGGGCCGAATGCACAAGCCAGTGCGGATCCTGCGAGATGACCCCCAGATGCGGTTTGTTAACCAGGCCAACCTCATCAGTGCGCTCCGAACCgcgctgcttctgctgcccaGACACTTTTCCGAACTGGATCTTTACAAAACCATTGCCGGTATTTCCTACATGGGCGACCCCCGAATGACTTTTGGTGAGAACCCCCACAAGATCAGAAACATTGTCGAGAACCAGTTCGCCAACTTCCGACGGCTCTACTCGCCCATCATGGACACCCTCCCCAACCTCAGTCTACAGAGCGTGGTTGGAAAGAAGCTGGACGACAACTCGAACCTTGAGATTGGAGAGCTGGAACAGGACATGGACGCTACCCGACGAGGTAACATGGTTGTTCGTCTTCCCGCAGAGTTCAAGAGCAAGCTCTACACTCGATATGCACACAAGGTCGACCGATCGACGCTTCCCGACGACCCCCACTTCATGGAGGCTCTCTCTCGAGGAGATGCCTCTGGCTCCGGCTCCATCGCCAACAACCGATGTTCGGAGTTTGATCGAATCATTGCATCCGATCCGCATCTTGAAAGAGAGGCTGCACGTATCATTCGACACACGGTTGGATGGACATCGGCCATGCAGACTTTCAAGGGCATTTTCACGGCGGGTCTCGCCAGAAGCGCAAAGTACAGTCTCGAGAAGATCCGCAAGGCCAACAAGGCTAAATAGGCATTGCTAACGTAAGTTATAATAAAATTGAATATCACAGACTATAGTAGCGATAGTGGAAGAAACGGAGAGTATTATTTGGAGTTGAGGGTGTCTTAGTGACtagttggagatgtgtCTACAGGGTATAAGTAGGTAGACAGTTCTTGATGTCGGAGGGATCCGTGATGATCAATGATAGATGAAACTGCTGATATTATAGAGTATTCAACATCTACGGGTAATCTTGACACTCCCAAGCCAAAGGGTCTCTCTATTGATACTCTCCTCGGTGGGCTATAGGCGGGTGAGCGCCCCAGTGAGCTTGTGACAATAAAGGAACAAGTTTTAGTGATACTTATCTACTTCCAAATAACACAACGAAGACCTTTATTACCTTCTGTACCTCTTGATAGTGCTCCTGTCAAGCCTATTGAGAATGGCTCCCGAGATAGACATTTTCAACAAGACATTACAACGCTCACGGTAGATAGAACTTTACGAAATATCGTCTGCCTCTACAGTGTTTAGGTGAAAATGTTTCTGTATTATTAAATATCATATAAATTGCATATTGGCCAAAATGGAACGTTTTACGGTACTTATTGAAAGTCCGTATTTGGAACCATAGTTCTTGCgccgatggtttagtggtaaaATCCATCGTTGCCATCGATGGGCCCCCGGTTTCGATTCCGGGTCGGCCGCAGTTTGGTTACGGcccatatcctggtgaaaatacggctttCCGCTCCGATCAggccatagtcaagcaccagagaggCCTAGTCAGTATTTTAGTGGGGGAGAACCAttacgagaatcctgggttGCTGTAATCTTTTGTCCTTTTTGTcctttttgccctttttgccctttttgCCCTATAGCCTGTGtgctgtctctgtctggtATTTGCAAGTGCTCATTTTATTGCAATGAGCGGGTCCCGTAGTTACCATCGTAGTTTAGAAATTTCAGTGTACGTTTATTGTTAAACTAACTGGTACAGTTATACCAACAAAACAGGTAAAATATAATGAAGTTATCAGATTGTCAACTACTATTCAACAACTTTTCAACAATACCCGCAAGTTGGTCAAAACGATACACCAGCACAGAAGGACACAGACATAAGCATAGACTGACACAGATATCGACATAGACTGACACAGAAAGCAATTGACCTTACATAACCATCATACATCTCGGTTTCATCTATGAGACCCCACGATGATCTGAGATCGTGACCTTGTCAATTCTCATCCTCAGAGAGATGGTACCGAGTACCATATCAGGAACAATACTGTCATGACCATATCACTATCTTGCTTGATCATATTTCCACTGTGGTCAGAATACTGTAAGCAGATGTCCCTAGATCGATcagctccttctggtcTGCGCTTCTAGGATGTGAATGTTTCTTGGGATACTCTTGCGCGAACTGTCCAGGCTGATTTGGTGGACAGAGGTTTCTTGGTCCGATAGTagtttttcttttctgaAACTCGTCCAACGAACGTCGGTCGTAAGCTCGTAAGATAGAACGACAACAGGGGTGTTGCTGCAGTGAAGATCATAATGTAGAGAGCCCTTGCAGTCCGCAGTCAGTGAATAAGAGAGTATTTGACGCACTAATCAACGGCGTCTCGCTTCTTTGGCCCAGGATGGGCGGCAGGATGCTAAACCATGCCCAAGATGTGTGG
Encoded here:
- a CDS encoding uncharacterized protein (Compare to YALI0C12232g, weakly similar to CA3686|IPF4890 Candida albicans unknown function) — encoded protein: MNHLENDDKRVSVEEKQLSAEDDTSLSIAEPADDGLPPTDKGIAWIAMIGSTLGLYTSFGYINVVGLFEAYYLHHQLSQYSASTVSWITSLQAFILLGTGVITGRLVEMYGPRKLAIVGTAFTVTGIMTTSVCTKYWHFILAQGICTSIGNSCVYYASIVSVSTWFKKYRATAMGVVVAGSSIGGLTLPFVFSNLQPRIGFPQTVRAIGFIMLGACVICCVTISSRIPPNKELQKKFFDFKTEVKQPLTSLSFCLMVFALFFSYWGLLGTMGYLSTHAIAHGVSQKTAFYIISIYNAASIVGRIGPGFAADKFGTYNLHAASCFLCGILILAWWIPAKSNGTILSFAGVFGFATGPYTSLFANLVADITPPAEIGRRLGVVTFFVSIAALTSMPIAGATLDKEHTKFIGLQVFAGVTMLVGGCFVLASKLAAGKGWLEKF
- a CDS encoding uncharacterized protein (Compare to YALI0C12254g, similar to Saccharomyces cerevisiae MMT1 (YMR177W) and MMT2 (YPL224C); ancestral locus Anc_6.248, similar to uniprot|Q08970 Saccharomyces cerevisiae YPL224c MMT2 mitochondrial iron transporter) produces the protein MLRAQLRPRLRGVVPTRFLRTGPVVLNEHKHGPNDKHEHQHGGKEGHKHDHSHGKSGHCHEGHDHSLMGMLKGHSHNHSAQQNPIVSEPNGWKNPAVRITWIGLFSNVGMAGAKGVGGIVFNSQALLADAVHAVGDMVADFLTLATVSMASKDPTRRYPRGYGKVEAMGAVGVSSILILAGIGMAVNGFDAILSTFDLHLPNFMGQFGHSHSHGHVDTSAVTDVADKAAAPVADINAAWLAVASIGIKEWLYRATMKVAIEKRSSVLEANAWHHRLDSLTSVVAAVTIAAGHFFNAAWLDPLGGLLVSYAIIKAGISTGKESVYQLMDRSLALDDETYEMVRDKAEDFLRSKGLDYRVENLQVLPSGPNLSAYLDVIVQKNTLTLPQANQIGREVEEDLMREIVGMKCVDVHIREEGEKLRGII
- a CDS encoding uncharacterized protein (Compare to YALI0C12276g, similar to Saccharomyces cerevisiae TAM41 (YGR046W); ancestral locus Anc_1.86, some similarities with uniprot|P53230 Saccharomyces cerevisiae YGR046w similarity to proline transport helper PTH1 C. albicans), encoding MLRVVRHSGALRLGRAGLHNYSPLLNSQQPHSTDKQQNVPESFLKGQKQRENHTTKEGRSPGPHSDLEPLEDTKYSAAARHYIREKRAEEHLKNSPEAEEPLNDARLQFAKDPSIKRYLDANLGSISALTNFSDLPQNFGSNQQIPLDADLRTTLRQVLWTFKAPIRYSFAYGSGVFSQGKESNASKPQVDLIFGVKYPNHWHSLNLKQNPHHYSGLKYLGSDAIAAIQETAAGCYFNPYVEINGLKIKYGVVSMETLSRDLSDWNKLYMAGRMHKPVRILRDDPQMRFVNQANLISALRTALLLLPRHFSELDLYKTIAGISYMGDPRMTFGENPHKIRNIVENQFANFRRLYSPIMDTLPNLSLQSVVGKKLDDNSNLEIGELEQDMDATRRGNMVVRLPAEFKSKLYTRYAHKVDRSTLPDDPHFMEALSRGDASGSGSIANNRCSEFDRIIASDPHLEREAARIIRHTVGWTSAMQTFKGIFTAGLARSAKYSLEKIRKANKAK